One window of the Clostridium sp. MB40-C1 genome contains the following:
- a CDS encoding M18 family aminopeptidase → MSKELEIAQELIDFIYESPTAFHAVENVRKQLLENGFKELKEEDKWYIKNKGKYFVTKNNSALIAFVVGKGEATNDGFKILGAHTDSPCFRVKPNCEMISEDAYFKINTEVYGGPIVNTWLDRPLAIAGRVILKGKNILFPEERLVNINKPIMIIPNLAIHMNREVNKGVELNRQIDTLPLVSLINNQFEKDNYLLKVIAKELGIDYDEILDFDLFLYEYEKGSIIGLNEEFISCGRLDDLEAVYAGLKAIISAEVSEATNVLVCFDNEEVGSSTKQGADSEMLSNVLERIVLAQEGNREDYFRALAKSFIISCDAAHAVHPNKGEKCDPTNRPLINKGPAIKIAASQSYTSDGNSSAVFECICKKAGVPVQKFVNRSDERGGSTIGPISSTHINIRSVDIGIPMLAMHSVREFCGVMDHYYSIKCFEEFYK, encoded by the coding sequence ATGAGTAAAGAATTAGAAATTGCACAAGAACTTATAGATTTTATATATGAAAGCCCAACAGCTTTTCATGCAGTGGAAAATGTAAGAAAACAGTTATTAGAAAATGGTTTTAAAGAATTGAAAGAAGAAGATAAATGGTATATAAAAAATAAAGGCAAATATTTTGTAACTAAGAATAATTCAGCTTTAATTGCGTTTGTAGTGGGAAAAGGTGAAGCAACAAACGATGGGTTTAAAATATTAGGGGCGCATACAGATTCACCATGTTTTAGAGTTAAGCCAAATTGTGAAATGATATCAGAAGATGCTTATTTTAAAATTAATACAGAAGTTTACGGAGGACCTATAGTAAACACATGGTTAGATAGACCATTAGCTATTGCTGGTAGAGTTATATTAAAGGGAAAGAATATTTTATTCCCAGAAGAAAGACTTGTAAATATAAATAAACCTATAATGATAATTCCTAATCTTGCTATTCATATGAATAGAGAAGTAAATAAAGGAGTTGAGTTAAATAGGCAAATAGATACACTTCCTTTAGTATCGTTAATTAATAATCAATTTGAAAAAGACAATTATCTTTTAAAGGTTATAGCAAAGGAATTAGGTATAGATTATGATGAAATACTAGATTTTGATTTATTTCTTTATGAATATGAAAAAGGAAGTATTATAGGACTTAATGAAGAGTTTATATCTTGCGGAAGACTAGACGATTTAGAGGCTGTTTATGCTGGACTTAAAGCTATTATAAGTGCAGAAGTGTCAGAAGCTACTAATGTTTTAGTATGTTTTGATAATGAAGAAGTAGGTAGTTCAACAAAACAAGGGGCAGACTCAGAAATGCTTTCAAATGTTTTAGAAAGAATAGTTTTAGCTCAAGAAGGAAATAGAGAAGATTATTTTAGAGCTCTAGCTAAATCATTTATTATATCTTGTGATGCAGCTCATGCGGTTCATCCAAATAAAGGAGAGAAATGTGATCCAACCAACAGACCGCTTATAAATAAAGGGCCAGCAATAAAGATTGCAGCTAGCCAGAGTTATACTTCAGATGGAAATTCATCAGCAGTATTTGAGTGTATTTGTAAAAAAGCAGGAGTACCTGTACAAAAGTTTGTAAATAGATCAGATGAAAGAGGAGGAAGCACAATAGGACCTATTTCATCTACACATATAAATATACGTTCTGTTGATATTGGAATTCCGATGTTAGCAATGCATTCAGTAAGAGAATTTTGTGGAGTAATGGATCATTATTATTCTATTAAATGTTTTGAAGAATTTTACAAATAA
- a CDS encoding 2-phosphosulfolactate phosphatase family protein, protein MNIDIIISSGDIKEEKIQEKTVVIIDMLRATSVIITALNNGCKEVIPVIDIEEAREIVENQREKYVLGGERKALKIEGFDFSNSPLEYLDGSANGKTLVMTTTNGTKAINRSVSAKNMLIGAMINASSVAKKVVELGNDVVIINSGTNGQFSIDDFLCSGYIIECILKEIKADMSDIAITAHYMYNQNEDLVTFIKNAKHYKVLLELGLEEDLEYCCRKDIIDIVPEFINGKIII, encoded by the coding sequence ATGAATATAGATATAATTATTTCTAGTGGAGATATAAAAGAAGAAAAAATACAAGAGAAAACAGTAGTTATAATTGATATGCTAAGGGCTACTTCTGTAATTATAACTGCTCTAAATAATGGTTGTAAAGAAGTAATACCTGTAATAGATATAGAAGAAGCAAGGGAAATAGTAGAGAATCAAAGAGAAAAGTATGTTTTAGGAGGAGAAAGAAAAGCTTTAAAAATAGAAGGGTTTGATTTTTCCAATTCTCCTTTGGAGTACTTAGATGGTTCTGCTAATGGTAAAACCTTAGTTATGACTACTACCAATGGAACTAAGGCAATCAATAGGTCTGTTAGTGCAAAGAATATGTTAATAGGAGCTATGATAAATGCTTCATCTGTTGCAAAAAAAGTTGTGGAGTTGGGGAATGATGTTGTGATAATAAACTCAGGAACTAATGGACAATTTTCTATAGATGATTTTTTATGCAGTGGATATATAATAGAGTGTATACTTAAAGAAATAAAAGCAGATATGTCAGATATAGCTATTACCGCCCATTATATGTATAATCAGAATGAAGATTTAGTTACATTTATAAAAAATGCAAAACACTATAAGGTATTGTTAGAGTTGGGACTTGAAGAAGATTTAGAATATTGTTGCAGAAAGGACATTATAGATATAGTACCAGAGTTTATTAATGGAAAAATTATTATATGA
- a CDS encoding GNAT family N-acetyltransferase, with translation MIVIIQVFEKFPILSGNVYNLRQVKETDCKDILDIYSDNDTVRYEGMNTIESIDKVKNYIEFINEGYNKKMFVRWGITYKEDDKLLGLISLHHFDYLNAKAEVGYILNKKYWGKGIMTRNLSLVINYAFNELKLHRLEAVIHPANIASINLAERLGFTIEGVKKECELNLRTLNYEDRLIMGRVKKMKKVS, from the coding sequence ATGATCGTTATTATCCAGGTATTTGAGAAGTTTCCTATATTAAGTGGAAACGTATACAACTTAAGGCAAGTTAAAGAAACCGATTGCAAAGATATACTTGATATATATTCTGATAATGATACAGTAAGATATGAGGGAATGAATACCATTGAGTCTATTGATAAAGTTAAAAATTACATTGAGTTTATTAACGAAGGATATAATAAAAAAATGTTTGTTCGTTGGGGTATAACTTATAAAGAAGATGATAAATTATTAGGATTAATTTCTTTACATCACTTTGACTATTTAAATGCAAAGGCTGAGGTTGGATATATCCTCAATAAAAAATATTGGGGAAAGGGTATTATGACTAGGAACTTATCTTTAGTGATCAATTATGCATTTAATGAATTAAAACTTCATAGATTAGAGGCAGTAATACACCCCGCAAACATAGCTTCAATAAATTTAGCAGAAAGATTAGGGTTTACAATAGAAGGTGTTAAAAAAGAATGTGAATTAAATCTTAGGACTCTTAATTATGAGGATAGGTTAATAATGGGAAGAGTAAAAAAAATGAAAAAAGTGAGTTGA
- a CDS encoding MATE family efflux transporter translates to MNKREELLSQGNINNSLLKLALPATIAMLVNALYNIVDTIFIGRGVGTLGIAGIAIQLPIQIIILSFSLLIGIGSASMISRNLGKKDLEKVNYIAGNSFFCVGILGIIFSILGYTFTSPIVKFFGTTDNIFPYARDYTRIMFIGSLYFPFCVSCNNIIRSEGNAKDAMISMIIGFLSNILLDYIFIFKLYMGIKGAAIATILSKLGSFIYILIYLKSNRTSLKIAPKYFIPEKNIIKEMISIGFSGFAVQVSGSIVTIFLNHILGLYGGDLAIAVYGIIYKITLLLFMPINGIIQGMQPIVGYNFGCNNISKIKETIRLVIIYTTIITTIGVILVELFPSGIIKLFNSDPYLLSHGVKALRIVIVATPLLGIQMTGLGLSQSLGEALTSFILSILRQVILFIPIVLILPNIYNPKINGVWLSFPIADLISVIITLPILKKQLQKLNISYNLNLKNKF, encoded by the coding sequence ATGAATAAAAGAGAAGAATTACTATCACAAGGAAATATCAATAATTCACTTTTAAAATTAGCTCTACCTGCTACAATAGCTATGCTTGTAAATGCTTTATATAACATCGTGGATACTATTTTTATAGGCAGAGGAGTAGGTACTCTTGGCATAGCTGGAATAGCTATACAACTTCCTATTCAAATAATTATTTTGTCTTTCTCTCTTTTAATTGGGATAGGTTCTGCTTCAATGATATCAAGAAATCTTGGAAAAAAAGATTTAGAAAAAGTAAATTATATAGCAGGAAATTCTTTTTTCTGTGTAGGAATTTTAGGTATTATTTTTTCTATATTAGGTTACACATTTACTTCTCCTATAGTAAAATTTTTTGGGACAACAGATAATATATTCCCTTATGCAAGAGACTACACAAGAATAATGTTTATTGGAAGCTTATATTTTCCATTTTGTGTTTCATGCAATAATATAATAAGATCTGAAGGAAATGCAAAAGATGCAATGATATCAATGATAATAGGTTTCTTATCAAACATACTATTAGACTATATTTTTATATTTAAATTATATATGGGAATTAAAGGAGCTGCCATAGCTACTATTTTATCTAAGTTAGGTTCTTTTATCTATATATTAATTTATCTAAAAAGCAATAGAACATCTTTAAAAATAGCACCTAAATATTTTATTCCTGAAAAAAACATTATTAAAGAAATGATAAGTATAGGTTTCTCTGGATTTGCTGTTCAAGTCTCTGGAAGCATTGTTACAATTTTTTTAAATCATATTCTAGGATTATATGGTGGAGATTTAGCCATTGCCGTTTATGGAATAATCTATAAAATAACTTTGTTATTATTTATGCCTATCAATGGAATTATTCAAGGCATGCAACCTATAGTTGGATATAATTTTGGCTGTAATAATATATCGAAAATTAAAGAAACTATTAGACTTGTAATAATCTATACAACTATCATAACTACTATAGGTGTTATCTTAGTAGAATTATTTCCTAGTGGAATAATAAAATTATTTAATAGTGATCCTTATCTATTGTCTCATGGCGTTAAAGCCTTAAGAATAGTTATAGTTGCAACACCCCTTTTAGGAATACAAATGACAGGATTAGGACTTTCACAATCTTTAGGTGAAGCTCTTACTTCATTTATTCTTTCTATCTTAAGGCAAGTAATATTATTTATTCCTATAGTCTTAATATTACCAAACATCTACAATCCTAAGATAAATGGAGTGTGGCTATCATTTCCTATAGCTGACTTAATATCTGTCATCATTACTTTACCTATATTAAAAAAACAATTACAAAAACTTAATATATCTTATAATTTAAACTTGAAAAATAAATTTTAA
- a CDS encoding aspartate kinase, with protein sequence MAMVVQKYGGSSVATTEKIKNIAKTLVNRKNKGDDLVVVVSAMGDTTDDLISLAKNIANNPDKRELDVLMSTGEMMSAALLSMAIKDLGYDSVSYTAYQIGIKTKGQYGKCLIDDIESRKIINSIKNGKIVIVAGFQGINECGDITTLGRGGSDTTAVALAVKLNGICEIYTDVDGVYSVDPRKYERAQKLDFIDYEEMLELSSLGAQVMHSRSIELAQKYDIPVYVGLSNSETKGTIIKGENKMNLESKPVTGLATSDDDIAVTLKEIDANINILSSLFETVANRKINIDMISQTSPVNGKVNVSFTIPKDEEKECMDIIKNFSKVQNIAIDNNITKFSIVGIGMKTTSGVASKMFKLFSENNIEVKMITTSEIRITCTINQSDKSKAIKIIAEEFKL encoded by the coding sequence ATGGCTATGGTTGTACAAAAATATGGAGGAAGTTCTGTTGCTACTACAGAAAAAATTAAAAATATTGCTAAGACTTTGGTAAATAGAAAAAATAAAGGTGATGATTTAGTAGTTGTTGTTTCTGCTATGGGAGATACTACAGATGATTTAATATCTTTAGCTAAAAATATAGCTAATAATCCAGATAAAAGGGAACTAGATGTTTTAATGTCAACAGGTGAAATGATGAGTGCTGCTCTTTTATCTATGGCTATTAAAGACTTAGGATATGATTCTGTAAGTTATACAGCATATCAAATAGGTATAAAAACAAAGGGTCAATATGGTAAATGTTTAATAGATGACATAGAGTCAAGAAAAATAATCAATAGTATTAAAAATGGGAAAATTGTAATAGTAGCAGGTTTTCAGGGAATAAATGAATGTGGAGATATAACTACTCTAGGTAGAGGAGGGTCAGATACCACAGCTGTTGCTTTAGCAGTTAAATTAAATGGTATTTGCGAAATCTATACTGATGTTGATGGGGTATATAGTGTAGATCCACGAAAATATGAAAGAGCACAAAAATTAGATTTTATAGATTATGAAGAGATGCTAGAACTATCAAGTTTAGGGGCACAAGTTATGCATTCTCGTTCTATAGAATTAGCTCAAAAATATGATATTCCAGTATATGTGGGATTAAGCAATAGTGAAACTAAGGGTACAATTATTAAGGGGGAAAATAAAATGAATTTAGAGAGTAAACCAGTTACAGGACTTGCTACAAGTGATGATGATATTGCAGTAACTTTAAAGGAGATAGATGCTAATATAAATATACTTTCTAGTTTGTTTGAAACAGTGGCTAATAGAAAAATAAATATAGATATGATAAGTCAGACTTCTCCTGTAAATGGTAAGGTAAACGTATCTTTCACTATACCAAAAGATGAAGAAAAAGAATGTATGGATATAATTAAAAATTTTTCTAAGGTACAAAATATTGCTATAGATAATAATATAACTAAGTTTTCTATTGTGGGCATAGGTATGAAAACAACTTCTGGGGTAGCTTCAAAAATGTTTAAGTTATTTAGTGAGAATAACATAGAAGTCAAGATGATAACAACATCAGAGATTAGAATAACATGTACTATAAATCAAAGTGATAAAAGTAAAGCGATAAAAATTATAGCAGAAGAATTTAAATTATAA
- the lysA gene encoding diaminopimelate decarboxylase: protein MRLFGSMKIIDNQLYIGEVSAVNLAKEFGTPLYIMDEKLIRENCKRYYNSFKVREGFNRVAYAGKAFLTMAMCEIIAEEGLCLDVVSGGELYTAYKSKFPMDNIYFHGNNKTVDEIQMGIKLGVGRFVVDNFYEIEKINEIAKEYNIKQKILLRITPGIEAHTHDYIKTGQIDSKFGFTLLEDETIKAVEKANLLENIELMGLHCHIGSQIFDIQPYRDEVNIMLELIKEVKEKLGYEIKELDLGGGFGIYYQDGDDPREPEEFCNAILEEAYKKTEELNMKLPILTIEPGRSIIGNAGTTLYTIGSIKDIPEVRKYVSVDGGMTDNIRPALYNAGYECLVANKVSYSDEEKVTISGKCCESGDILLNNVYIPKTESGDILAVLTTGAYGYSMASNYNKIPRAAVVLVKDYNAKVICRRQTYEDLISNEESIY, encoded by the coding sequence ATGAGATTATTCGGAAGTATGAAAATAATAGATAATCAATTATACATTGGTGAAGTCAGTGCAGTAAACTTAGCAAAAGAATTTGGAACTCCATTATATATTATGGATGAAAAACTGATACGTGAAAATTGCAAAAGATATTATAATAGCTTTAAAGTTAGAGAGGGATTTAATAGAGTAGCTTATGCAGGAAAAGCATTTTTAACAATGGCTATGTGTGAAATTATTGCTGAAGAAGGGCTTTGTCTTGATGTAGTATCGGGTGGAGAACTTTATACAGCATATAAAAGCAAATTTCCTATGGATAATATATATTTTCATGGTAATAACAAGACCGTTGATGAGATTCAAATGGGGATTAAATTAGGTGTTGGAAGATTTGTTGTTGATAATTTTTATGAAATTGAAAAAATAAATGAAATAGCTAAAGAATATAATATAAAACAAAAAATTCTTTTAAGAATTACACCAGGAATTGAAGCTCATACACATGATTATATTAAAACAGGGCAAATAGATTCTAAGTTTGGTTTTACTTTACTTGAAGATGAAACAATTAAGGCGGTGGAAAAAGCAAACTTGCTTGAGAACATAGAGCTTATGGGACTGCATTGTCATATAGGTTCTCAAATTTTTGATATTCAGCCTTATCGTGATGAAGTTAATATAATGTTAGAATTAATTAAAGAAGTAAAAGAAAAATTAGGATATGAAATTAAAGAGTTAGATTTAGGTGGAGGATTTGGCATATATTATCAAGATGGGGATGATCCAAGAGAACCAGAAGAGTTTTGCAATGCCATATTAGAGGAAGCTTATAAGAAGACAGAAGAACTTAATATGAAATTACCTATACTTACAATAGAACCAGGTAGGTCTATTATTGGAAATGCAGGTACAACTTTGTATACTATAGGTTCTATAAAAGATATACCTGAAGTAAGAAAGTATGTTTCTGTTGATGGGGGAATGACTGATAATATAAGACCAGCTTTATATAATGCAGGATATGAGTGTCTAGTAGCAAATAAAGTATCTTATTCTGATGAAGAAAAAGTAACCATTTCAGGTAAGTGCTGTGAGTCTGGAGACATATTGCTAAATAATGTATATATACCAAAAACTGAAAGTGGGGACATATTAGCGGTTCTAACTACTGGAGCTTATGGATATTCTATGGCAAGTAATTATAATAAAATACCTAGGGCTGCTGTAGTTCTAGTTAAGGATTATAATGCTAAAGTTATATGTAGACGCCAAACTTATGAAGATTTAATTTCAAACGAAGAGAGTATTTATTAA